One segment of Pyrococcus sp. ST04 DNA contains the following:
- a CDS encoding DUF126 domain-containing protein, producing MKLKGKGIGKGIVEGEVIVSRKPLSFLGGVDPETGIVTDAESDIRGESIKDKILAFPRGKGSTVGSYIIYALARSGNGPKAIIVEEAEAIVTVGAIISGIPMVAGIDISKLKTGMRVKVNAETGEVEIIG from the coding sequence ATGAAGTTAAAGGGAAAGGGAATAGGAAAAGGGATCGTGGAAGGGGAAGTTATTGTGTCAAGAAAACCACTCTCTTTCCTAGGTGGAGTAGATCCAGAAACTGGAATAGTTACAGATGCTGAAAGTGACATTAGGGGAGAGAGTATAAAGGACAAAATCCTGGCATTTCCCCGAGGTAAGGGCTCGACAGTTGGATCTTATATAATCTATGCACTAGCGAGGAGTGGAAACGGGCCTAAGGCAATAATAGTTGAAGAGGCGGAAGCAATTGTAACAGTTGGAGCGATAATTTCAGGAATTCCTATGGTGGCTGGAATTGATATATCAAAACTCAAAACTGGTATGAGGGTGAAGGTAAACGCCGAGACAGGGGAGGTGGAGATTATTGGTTAA
- a CDS encoding aconitase X, with translation MFLTKEEELALSGEYGPAVQKAMEILVALGDLYNADRLIKIKSVQIAGVSYKNLGDYGIQFLRDFVEMGARVSVYTTLNPAGIGDEEFIEKQHEILELYRKMGVEITSTCTPYYGPNLPKFGDHLAWSESSAVSFANSVLGARTNREGGPSSLAAAIVGKTPNYGLHLDENRKATHLVVVENGLLRDTTDYSLLGYKVGEIVGDGVPYFKGLKPDVDDLKALGASMAASGSIALYHVEKETPEWKTAISDKIEKISIGRKELEDVKERFSTEWEDIDIILLGCPHASLKEIKRIAELLRMRNKPLKIPLFVTTSRPIKSLADYLGYTEIIERYNGKILSDVCLVVSPIKEWYSGVATNSGKAAFYFKSFGLNVRLEDTEKILMGAP, from the coding sequence ATGTTCCTAACAAAGGAAGAAGAGCTTGCTTTATCTGGTGAGTACGGGCCAGCAGTTCAAAAAGCAATGGAAATTCTCGTGGCACTTGGTGATCTTTACAATGCTGATAGACTGATTAAAATTAAGAGTGTCCAGATAGCAGGGGTCAGCTACAAAAACCTAGGAGATTACGGTATTCAATTCCTTAGAGATTTCGTAGAGATGGGAGCCAGGGTGTCAGTGTACACAACGCTAAATCCGGCAGGAATAGGAGATGAGGAATTCATAGAGAAGCAGCATGAGATCTTAGAGCTTTACAGAAAAATGGGAGTTGAGATAACATCAACATGCACCCCCTACTACGGCCCGAATCTGCCAAAGTTCGGTGACCATTTAGCATGGAGTGAAAGTTCTGCCGTAAGCTTTGCAAATTCAGTCTTAGGGGCAAGAACCAATAGAGAGGGGGGACCTTCAAGTCTTGCAGCTGCAATAGTCGGAAAAACGCCAAACTATGGACTTCACCTGGACGAGAACAGGAAAGCTACTCATCTAGTCGTTGTTGAGAATGGATTGCTGAGAGATACGACAGACTACTCCCTTCTAGGATACAAAGTTGGAGAGATCGTGGGAGATGGGGTTCCCTACTTTAAAGGATTGAAGCCCGATGTTGATGACTTAAAAGCTCTGGGTGCTAGCATGGCTGCTAGCGGGAGCATAGCCCTCTATCATGTGGAAAAGGAAACTCCAGAATGGAAGACTGCAATCTCAGACAAGATAGAAAAGATAAGCATAGGAAGAAAAGAGCTAGAAGACGTCAAGGAAAGGTTTTCAACCGAGTGGGAGGATATTGATATAATCCTACTTGGCTGTCCCCATGCTTCCCTGAAGGAGATAAAGAGAATAGCCGAGCTTTTAAGGATGAGAAACAAGCCTCTTAAAATTCCACTCTTTGTAACCACGAGCAGACCAATTAAATCACTTGCAGATTATCTCGGGTACACGGAGATTATAGAGAGGTACAATGGAAAAATACTCAGCGATGTCTGTCTAGTAGTTTCACCAATAAAGGAGTGGTACTCTGGGGTAGCCACAAACAGTGGAAAAGCCGCTTTTTATTTTAAGTCCTTTGGACTGAATGTTAGACTAGAAGATACCGAGAAAATCCTAATGGGGGCACCATAA
- a CDS encoding translation initiation factor IF-2 subunit beta yields MEIDYYDYEKLLEKAYEELPENVKHHKSRFEVPGALVTIEGNKTIIENFKDIAEALNRDPQHLLKFLLREIATAGTIEGRRVVLQGRFTPYLIANKLKKYIKEYVICPVCGSPDTKIIKRDRFYFLKCEACGAETPIQHL; encoded by the coding sequence ATGGAGATTGACTATTACGATTATGAAAAGCTACTCGAAAAGGCATATGAAGAACTTCCTGAAAACGTTAAGCACCACAAGTCACGTTTTGAAGTTCCAGGAGCTTTAGTAACAATAGAAGGCAATAAAACGATAATTGAGAACTTCAAGGATATAGCAGAAGCCCTAAATAGAGACCCACAGCATCTCCTCAAGTTCCTGCTTAGGGAGATCGCTACAGCAGGAACAATTGAGGGCAGGAGGGTAGTTCTCCAAGGTAGATTCACACCTTACCTAATAGCAAACAAGCTGAAGAAGTACATCAAAGAGTACGTGATCTGCCCTGTATGTGGAAGCCCAGATACCAAGATAATTAAGAGGGATAGGTTCTACTTCCTCAAGTGTGAAGCTTGTGGTGCTGAAACCCCAATTCAGCATCTCTAG
- a CDS encoding LAGLIDADG family homing endonuclease: MEREEMIERFIQFFKEYTEEGEEPLYLGKINDLLTVTPKRSVTINWMHLNSYDPELASYVLEHPEDSIGAAEDAIQIILKEEFLREDVPKIHARFHNLPETLLVKDIGAEHINKLIQVEGVITRVTEIKPYVSVAVFVCKDCGHEMVVKQRPYEGFTVVKKCEQCGSKNVQLDVDKSSFVNFQMFRIQDRPETLKGGQMPRFIDGILLDDIVDTAMPGDRVLVTGILRVVQERREKTPVFRKILEVNHIEPVSKEIEELEITPEDEQKIRELSQRKDIVDAIVDSIAPAIYGYREVKKGIALALFGGVPRVLPDGTRLRGDIHVLLVGDPGVAKSQLLRYVANLAPRAIYTSGKSSSAAGLTAAAVRDEFTGGWVLEAGALVLADGGYALIDELDKMSDRDRSVIHEALEQQSYHKDFELLLADGRKVKIGEFVDKLMEENKDKIIHGKDTEILPVDNIYVLAYNLDEKKIVRVKADRVSRHTAPDHFIRLRFSNGREVMVTPEHPIMVWEEGKVKEKPAEEVKEGDIALGVKSYTSLDNIQLRESLAKLVGFLLGSKANGEIKTNDYDVVNEVTELLREFDVEYKVETMESTNERTYIIRVDQTEIKNRLREELQEGFQKNESLNRIPAKIIGADKRAKHAFINGLFKVSGFVDKDNGSIGFLTHSRSIAEDLQDVLLSLGILSTIEEAKAESDLNYKVVISEKESIKRFIELVGYDSESEKLREAFEVSGDKNIESVEERENIHFLKVVKVEKVPNTDSRWVYDVTVEPYHLFVSHGLVLHNTISISKAGITATLNARTTVIAAANPKHGRFNRMKPFFEQIDLPPTLLSRFDLIFVLVDEPDEKTDSEIARHILRVRRGESEVVTPKIPHDLLRKYIAYAKKNVHPVISEEAMEEIEKYYVRMRRSAKRSSENEDIRPIPITARQLEALIRLSEAHARMRLSPIVTREDAREAIKLMEYTLRQIATDETGQIDVTILEVGQSARKLSKVERILDIIEKLEKTSEKGAHIDDILEEARKFGIEKQEAREIVEKLLERGQIYMPENGYYKTL, translated from the coding sequence ATGCACTTAAACTCTTATGATCCAGAGCTAGCCTCCTATGTACTGGAACACCCGGAGGATAGCATTGGGGCCGCTGAAGACGCCATTCAGATTATCCTAAAGGAAGAATTCCTAAGAGAGGACGTACCAAAAATACACGCGAGATTCCACAACCTCCCAGAAACCTTACTGGTCAAAGACATAGGAGCAGAGCACATAAACAAGCTAATTCAGGTTGAGGGAGTTATAACGAGAGTTACAGAAATAAAACCTTATGTCTCAGTGGCAGTTTTCGTATGTAAAGACTGCGGTCACGAGATGGTAGTAAAACAGAGACCCTACGAAGGCTTCACCGTAGTTAAAAAGTGCGAACAGTGTGGAAGCAAAAATGTTCAGCTCGATGTTGACAAAAGCTCTTTTGTAAATTTCCAAATGTTCAGAATCCAAGACAGGCCAGAAACGCTGAAAGGAGGGCAGATGCCAAGATTCATTGATGGTATTCTGCTGGACGATATTGTGGATACAGCAATGCCTGGAGATAGGGTGCTCGTAACTGGAATACTGAGAGTTGTTCAAGAAAGAAGAGAAAAAACACCCGTTTTTAGAAAAATACTAGAAGTCAACCACATAGAACCCGTGAGCAAAGAGATCGAGGAACTGGAGATAACACCAGAAGACGAGCAGAAGATAAGGGAACTCTCCCAAAGAAAAGATATCGTGGATGCAATAGTTGATTCAATAGCACCTGCAATATACGGATATAGGGAAGTTAAGAAGGGAATAGCCTTAGCCCTATTTGGAGGAGTCCCAAGAGTCCTCCCAGATGGCACTAGGCTTAGAGGGGATATACATGTACTTCTAGTTGGGGACCCTGGAGTTGCAAAGAGTCAACTGTTAAGGTATGTTGCAAATCTGGCCCCCAGAGCAATTTATACCTCTGGAAAGAGCAGTTCCGCTGCAGGTCTAACGGCAGCGGCAGTTAGGGATGAGTTTACGGGAGGATGGGTTCTGGAAGCTGGAGCACTCGTTCTTGCAGATGGAGGATACGCACTAATCGACGAGTTGGATAAAATGAGTGACAGGGACAGGAGCGTTATTCACGAAGCTCTTGAACAACAAAGCTATCATAAGGATTTCGAGCTTCTCCTTGCCGATGGAAGGAAAGTAAAGATAGGTGAGTTCGTTGATAAACTAATGGAGGAGAATAAAGATAAAATAATCCATGGAAAAGACACTGAAATTCTGCCAGTCGATAATATATATGTGCTGGCATACAACTTGGATGAAAAGAAGATAGTAAGGGTCAAAGCCGATAGAGTAAGCAGGCACACAGCTCCGGATCATTTTATTAGGCTTAGATTTTCCAACGGGCGAGAGGTTATGGTAACTCCAGAGCATCCAATAATGGTTTGGGAGGAGGGAAAAGTAAAAGAGAAGCCAGCAGAAGAAGTCAAAGAAGGAGACATTGCCCTTGGTGTTAAGAGTTATACCTCCCTAGACAACATCCAACTCAGAGAAAGTCTTGCAAAGTTAGTGGGTTTTCTACTAGGTAGCAAGGCAAATGGAGAGATTAAGACTAATGACTATGATGTCGTTAATGAGGTTACAGAGCTTCTTAGGGAATTCGATGTGGAGTATAAAGTCGAAACAATGGAAAGTACCAACGAAAGGACTTATATTATAAGAGTTGACCAGACAGAAATCAAGAACAGACTTAGAGAAGAACTTCAGGAAGGATTCCAAAAGAATGAGAGTCTCAACAGGATTCCTGCAAAAATAATTGGAGCTGATAAAAGGGCAAAACACGCTTTCATTAATGGACTGTTCAAGGTAAGTGGCTTTGTTGATAAGGATAATGGAAGCATTGGATTCTTAACACACTCAAGGAGCATTGCCGAAGATCTTCAGGATGTTCTTCTAAGCCTTGGAATATTATCCACTATCGAGGAAGCAAAAGCTGAGAGTGACCTTAATTACAAAGTCGTAATCAGCGAGAAAGAGAGTATAAAACGCTTTATTGAACTAGTAGGATACGATAGCGAATCGGAAAAGCTTAGAGAGGCCTTCGAGGTTTCGGGGGATAAAAACATCGAGAGTGTTGAAGAGAGGGAGAATATACATTTCCTCAAGGTTGTGAAAGTTGAGAAAGTGCCCAACACAGATTCGAGATGGGTGTACGATGTCACGGTAGAACCTTATCACCTCTTCGTTTCTCACGGGCTTGTTCTTCATAATACCATCAGCATTTCAAAAGCTGGAATAACTGCAACATTAAATGCAAGAACAACCGTCATAGCCGCTGCAAATCCAAAGCATGGAAGATTCAACCGAATGAAACCATTTTTTGAGCAAATAGATCTTCCTCCAACACTGCTCAGTAGATTCGATTTGATATTTGTTTTGGTCGATGAGCCTGATGAGAAAACGGATAGCGAGATTGCTAGACACATTCTAAGGGTAAGAAGGGGAGAGAGTGAAGTTGTTACCCCAAAGATACCCCACGACCTCCTCAGAAAGTACATAGCCTACGCCAAGAAAAATGTTCATCCAGTAATTAGTGAGGAGGCAATGGAGGAAATAGAGAAATACTATGTTAGGATGAGAAGAAGTGCCAAAAGGAGTAGTGAAAACGAGGATATAAGACCAATCCCAATAACGGCAAGACAGCTAGAAGCTTTAATAAGGCTGAGTGAAGCCCATGCCAGAATGAGGCTCAGTCCGATTGTCACAAGGGAAGATGCCAGGGAGGCTATAAAGCTAATGGAGTACACTCTAAGGCAGATAGCAACCGATGAAACCGGGCAAATTGACGTAACAATTCTGGAGGTAGGACAAAGCGCCAGAAAGCTGAGCAAAGTTGAGAGAATTCTTGACATAATTGAAAAGCTTGAAAAGACTAGTGAGAAAGGAGCCCACATAGATGACATACTTGAGGAAGCGAGGAAATTTGGTATTGAAAAACAGGAAGCTAGAGAGATCGTGGAGAAGTTGCTCGAGAGGGGGCAAATATACATGCCAGAAAACGGCTACTACAAGACCCTCTAA